In the genome of Leptospira terpstrae serovar Hualin str. LT 11-33 = ATCC 700639, one region contains:
- a CDS encoding LEPBI_I1174 family sigma 54-regulated protein has translation MIKYQIALLFIISFGLHANPVLDESAEDILKITRLSRIPSVITSLEERAIQKMETNELISAREDLKKAIQLKHAIGMKESEGNASLLLQISKLESRLGNRCEANQYSHLAKRIALRIGVNLGAVALDRAVVPDRKPEGCVEVSWLKE, from the coding sequence ATGATTAAATACCAAATTGCTCTATTATTCATCATTTCCTTTGGTTTGCATGCAAATCCCGTTTTGGATGAGTCTGCAGAAGACATTTTGAAAATCACTCGTTTGTCTCGAATCCCTTCTGTGATTACGAGCCTTGAAGAACGAGCCATTCAAAAAATGGAAACAAACGAACTCATTTCTGCAAGGGAAGATTTGAAAAAAGCCATTCAGCTCAAACATGCGATTGGAATGAAAGAGTCAGAGGGAAATGCTAGTCTTCTTTTGCAAATTTCCAAATTAGAATCGCGGCTGGGGAACCGGTGTGAAGCAAACCAGTATTCCCATCTAGCAAAACGAATTGCCCTTCGCATTGGTGTCAACCTCGGGGCAGTAGCCTTAGACCGAGCGGTTGTTCCCGACAGAAAACCTGAAGGCTGTGTAGAAGTTTCCTGGTTAAAAGAGTAA
- a CDS encoding TauD/TfdA family dioxygenase — MSQATTTATKWIRKSFIGETKLPVVYEPAEEKELLELTDWVKKNQKEWREDLKNYGAILFRGFPIHEATDFQSILLATEEKLGEFYLGTSPRDQVVKHVFTASELPAHYPIMQHAEMSFLDNPPKLLFFYAEKASETGGETPLTDLREIYKDVDPKIKEKIEKHGIRYRRRYDGPSNKARFSLWKTKRWDEMFGTTDLSEVKKISDENRFQLDWFGIDSLTITNEQSGFRIHPEAKTKAWHNHSQTFHYQAAVSEVWKIFKRQKTFRSLGVALLLTLLTLIKRISGEKSHDVHVTYGNGEEITANEMKSITNVFWKHLVAIPWQTGDVLIIDNFSVSHGRLPFTGPRRILVGWSE, encoded by the coding sequence ATGAGCCAAGCCACCACGACTGCAACGAAATGGATCCGGAAATCTTTCATCGGGGAGACAAAACTTCCCGTCGTTTATGAACCCGCTGAAGAAAAAGAATTACTCGAACTCACTGACTGGGTCAAAAAAAATCAGAAGGAATGGAGAGAGGACCTAAAGAACTATGGAGCCATACTATTCCGCGGTTTTCCTATCCATGAGGCGACGGATTTCCAATCCATCCTTCTCGCCACTGAGGAAAAACTAGGAGAATTTTATTTAGGAACTTCACCCAGAGATCAGGTCGTTAAACATGTGTTTACCGCAAGTGAACTCCCCGCCCACTACCCGATCATGCAACATGCCGAGATGAGTTTTCTCGACAACCCGCCGAAACTTTTATTTTTTTATGCTGAGAAAGCATCAGAAACAGGAGGAGAAACTCCCTTAACTGATCTTAGAGAAATTTATAAAGATGTAGATCCAAAGATCAAAGAAAAAATTGAGAAACATGGAATTCGTTACAGAAGGCGTTATGACGGTCCGTCCAATAAGGCCCGCTTCTCACTTTGGAAAACCAAACGTTGGGATGAAATGTTTGGAACCACAGATTTATCCGAAGTAAAAAAAATTTCCGATGAAAACAGATTCCAATTGGATTGGTTTGGAATAGATTCCTTAACTATTACTAACGAACAATCTGGATTTCGAATCCATCCAGAAGCAAAAACCAAAGCATGGCACAACCATTCCCAAACGTTTCACTACCAAGCCGCAGTGAGTGAAGTATGGAAAATTTTTAAAAGACAAAAAACTTTTCGTTCTCTCGGTGTTGCACTTTTACTCACACTCCTCACTTTAATCAAAAGAATTTCAGGAGAAAAGTCTCATGATGTTCATGTAACTTATGGTAATGGCGAAGAGATCACTGCAAATGAAATGAAATCCATAACCAATGTATTTTGGAAACATTTGGTAGCAATACCTTGGCAAACAGGGGATGTTCTTATCATTGATAACTTTTCAGTTTCCCATGGAAGGCTCCCCTTTACAGGGCCACGTCGTATCCTTGTAGGATGGTCAGAATAA
- a CDS encoding LBF_1134 family protein, with product MKLIPPTVIFCLLFCACAGGNIKIKIRPDMSGDLVLYQKKITKKPSGVFFGSGLKPTGELEISIKERAYQFSNYTHILPPGFRFIEFTEEQVQEIQLVVDTSKSSLLLKALEINREEIDSILKEAKLRDDLLRFNTLVEFIQFEVQFPFPIKKVKFAEPRTPGEWTARLDDNQKMIVNIPLHSVWANEHQLTTIQIYPDSN from the coding sequence ATGAAACTGATACCACCAACCGTAATTTTCTGCCTATTGTTTTGTGCCTGTGCCGGTGGGAATATTAAAATAAAGATTCGGCCTGATATGTCAGGAGATCTTGTTTTATACCAGAAAAAAATTACCAAAAAACCTTCGGGTGTTTTTTTTGGATCTGGATTGAAACCAACAGGGGAACTTGAGATCAGTATCAAAGAGAGAGCTTATCAGTTTTCCAATTACACTCACATCTTACCACCTGGATTTCGGTTCATTGAATTTACAGAGGAACAGGTGCAGGAAATCCAACTAGTAGTTGATACGAGTAAGTCTTCCCTTCTTCTTAAGGCATTGGAAATCAACCGGGAGGAAATTGATTCTATTTTGAAAGAGGCAAAACTTAGAGATGATTTACTTCGTTTTAATACTCTAGTGGAATTCATCCAATTTGAAGTTCAGTTTCCTTTCCCTATCAAAAAAGTGAAATTTGCAGAACCTAGGACACCGGGGGAATGGACAGCAAGATTAGATGACAATCAAAAGATGATAGTGAACATTCCCTTACATTCCGTTTGGGCCAATGAACACCAACTAACAACGATTCAAATCTATCCGGATTCGAATTAA
- the msrB gene encoding peptide-methionine (R)-S-oxide reductase MsrB: MMNEENWKEKLTPLQFQVTREKGTERPFSGEYYEHKEKGTYLCVCCGEALFSSNAKYDSGSGWPSYYEPVRKEAVATESDQSHGMVRTEIHCQNCGAHLGHVFPDGPKPTGLRYCVNSASLKFQSES; this comes from the coding sequence ATGATGAACGAAGAAAATTGGAAAGAAAAACTCACTCCCTTACAATTCCAAGTCACTAGGGAAAAAGGCACCGAACGACCGTTTAGTGGTGAATATTATGAACATAAAGAGAAAGGCACTTACCTTTGTGTTTGTTGCGGTGAAGCATTATTTTCTTCCAATGCAAAGTATGATTCAGGTAGTGGTTGGCCTAGTTATTACGAGCCGGTGCGAAAAGAAGCAGTGGCAACAGAATCAGACCAAAGCCATGGTATGGTTAGAACAGAAATTCACTGTCAAAACTGCGGGGCACATCTGGGTCATGTATTTCCAGACGGGCCAAAACCCACTGGGTTAAGGTATTGTGTCAATTCTGCCTCCCTTAAATTTCAAAGCGAATCATAA
- a CDS encoding NADPH-dependent assimilatory sulfite reductase hemoprotein subunit, producing the protein MAEQKKETLAEKVKRLSRGLRGSLSDSLKDEHTGSLRSDDQLLLKFHGMYQQDDRDRREERAAKKLERLYSFMIRLRIPGGMIGPVHWEALHNVAGENSTGTIKITTRQTVQLHGILKSKIKPTIKAFDSVFLDSIAACGDVNRNVTCTSNPATSPLHKEVFGYAGEISRSLLPKTRAYYEIWLDENLLAEKEEPEDPLYKDVYLPRKFKIAIAIPPYNDVDLFTNDIGLIAIIENGQLMGFNVAVGGGLGTTHGNADTYPRVGTVFGYIPKKDILKVVYEIVTVQRDFGNREDRKLSRLKYTLDRLGVEFYKREVEKRVGISFEPAKEYQFTQRSDDFGWKQDVAGNWHYTLFVENGRVCDEHGYNLKTALLEVSKTRRATFRFTCNQNLILSDIFPKDKDLIESILVKFGVHRKTGEISPIRKNSIACVALSTCSLALAEGQRYLPSLIDKIEPILSKHGLAEEPVSIRMTGCPNGCARPYISEIGLVGTSYGKYNLHLGADAEGYRLNKKYKDDLDEAAILNELDGLFGRFSKERNTKESFGDYINRIGILN; encoded by the coding sequence ATGGCAGAACAAAAAAAAGAAACATTAGCAGAAAAAGTAAAACGCCTCAGTCGAGGACTTCGAGGTTCACTTAGTGATAGTTTGAAAGATGAACACACGGGTTCTCTTCGTTCCGATGACCAACTATTACTGAAGTTTCATGGAATGTACCAACAAGATGATAGAGATCGCAGAGAGGAACGTGCTGCTAAAAAATTAGAACGGTTGTATTCTTTTATGATTCGATTGCGAATCCCAGGGGGGATGATTGGTCCTGTTCATTGGGAAGCTTTACACAATGTAGCTGGTGAAAATTCAACAGGAACTATTAAAATCACAACTCGCCAAACAGTACAACTTCATGGAATATTAAAATCAAAAATCAAACCTACTATCAAAGCTTTTGATTCTGTATTTTTAGATTCTATTGCTGCCTGTGGAGATGTAAATCGTAACGTAACTTGTACCTCCAATCCAGCAACTAGTCCCTTACACAAAGAAGTGTTTGGATATGCAGGGGAGATTAGTCGGTCTCTTCTGCCAAAAACTAGAGCCTATTATGAAATTTGGCTCGATGAAAATCTTTTAGCAGAGAAAGAAGAACCAGAAGATCCTTTGTATAAGGATGTTTACCTTCCGCGAAAATTTAAAATTGCAATTGCGATACCCCCTTATAACGATGTGGATCTTTTTACCAATGATATTGGCCTTATTGCAATCATTGAGAATGGACAACTTATGGGATTCAACGTAGCCGTAGGTGGGGGACTTGGAACTACTCACGGGAATGCTGACACCTATCCCCGAGTAGGAACTGTATTTGGTTATATTCCTAAAAAAGATATCTTAAAAGTTGTTTATGAAATTGTCACTGTCCAAAGAGATTTTGGAAATAGAGAAGATCGAAAACTTTCTCGTTTGAAATACACATTGGATCGGTTAGGTGTTGAGTTTTACAAACGTGAAGTAGAAAAACGAGTAGGGATTAGTTTTGAACCAGCAAAAGAATACCAGTTCACACAAAGATCAGATGATTTTGGTTGGAAACAAGATGTGGCTGGAAACTGGCACTATACTCTGTTTGTGGAAAATGGTCGTGTTTGTGATGAACATGGATACAATTTAAAAACGGCGCTTCTTGAAGTTTCTAAAACGAGAAGAGCAACATTCCGTTTTACTTGTAACCAAAACTTAATCCTTTCTGATATTTTCCCAAAAGATAAGGATCTCATTGAGTCTATTCTTGTTAAGTTTGGAGTTCATCGTAAAACTGGGGAAATTTCACCCATTCGCAAAAACTCAATTGCTTGTGTCGCACTTAGCACTTGTTCTTTAGCACTGGCGGAAGGACAAAGATACCTACCAAGTCTAATTGATAAAATTGAACCTATCCTTAGTAAACATGGACTTGCAGAAGAACCAGTATCGATTCGTATGACAGGTTGTCCGAATGGATGTGCAAGGCCTTACATTTCAGAGATTGGTCTTGTAGGTACGTCGTATGGGAAATACAACCTACATTTAGGTGCAGATGCGGAAGGATACCGTCTCAACAAAAAATATAAAGATGATTTGGATGAAGCTGCTATTCTAAATGAGTTAGATGGACTCTTCGGTAGATTTTCAAAAGAAAGAAATACCAAAGAATCTTTCGGTGACTATATCAATCGAATCGGAATCTTAAATTAA
- a CDS encoding sulfate adenylyltransferase subunit 1 — translation MDILRFITAGSVDDGKSTLIGRLLYDSKSIFQDQLEAIEKAGQVNGQINLALLTDGLKAEREQGITIDVAYKYFSTPKRKFIIADAPGHVQYTRNMVTGASNSDLAIILIDARKGVIEQTYRHSYIVSLLRIPYVVVCVNKMDLVDFSEEVFLNIQKQYLEFAKDLDLKSIHFLPISALNGDNVVDLSTSMPWWKEKSLLGFLEDIELHTEEESPAPRFPVQNVIRPQTAEYHDYRGYAGQIRSGHFTVGDSITVLPSGLKSKIKAIDTYAGSLKTAYAPMSVTIRLEDEIDVSRGDMLVISGEEPTTSQDLEAHICWMDQKVMTPGSKYLLRQTTNSVKASIRTLEYRVETSTHEKKEQANLGLNEIGKVTIRTAKPVAYDPYSKIRGTGSFILVDEGTNQTVAAGMLL, via the coding sequence ATGGATATTTTACGTTTTATTACTGCGGGAAGCGTGGATGATGGGAAATCAACTCTCATCGGACGGTTGTTATATGATAGTAAATCCATTTTTCAAGACCAACTAGAAGCCATTGAAAAAGCAGGACAGGTGAATGGGCAAATCAACTTAGCACTCCTTACCGATGGATTAAAAGCAGAAAGAGAACAAGGGATCACGATCGACGTTGCTTATAAATATTTCTCTACACCTAAAAGAAAGTTTATCATCGCTGATGCACCGGGGCATGTCCAATACACTAGAAACATGGTTACGGGAGCATCTAACTCTGATCTTGCGATCATTTTAATTGATGCAAGAAAAGGTGTGATTGAACAAACTTACCGTCATTCTTATATTGTATCTTTACTAAGAATTCCTTATGTCGTTGTTTGTGTGAACAAAATGGACTTGGTAGATTTTTCTGAAGAAGTATTTTTAAATATCCAAAAACAATATTTGGAATTTGCAAAAGATTTAGATTTAAAATCCATCCACTTCCTTCCCATCTCTGCCTTAAACGGAGACAATGTGGTTGATCTTTCGACGTCAATGCCTTGGTGGAAAGAAAAATCACTTCTAGGCTTTTTGGAAGATATCGAACTTCACACAGAAGAAGAGTCCCCGGCTCCTAGGTTTCCCGTACAAAATGTAATTCGCCCGCAAACGGCAGAATACCATGATTACAGAGGTTATGCGGGACAAATTCGTAGTGGCCATTTTACAGTGGGTGATTCCATAACTGTATTACCAAGCGGACTCAAATCAAAAATCAAAGCAATTGATACTTATGCTGGTTCCTTAAAAACAGCCTATGCTCCGATGTCAGTTACCATTCGTTTGGAAGATGAAATCGATGTGAGTCGTGGGGATATGTTAGTTATAAGTGGAGAGGAACCGACAACCTCCCAAGATTTGGAAGCCCATATCTGCTGGATGGACCAGAAAGTAATGACCCCTGGATCCAAGTATCTACTCCGCCAAACTACTAATTCCGTAAAGGCGTCCATTCGTACTTTGGAATACCGAGTAGAAACAAGCACTCATGAAAAAAAAGAACAGGCAAATCTTGGTCTCAATGAAATTGGAAAGGTAACGATTCGAACAGCAAAACCTGTCGCCTATGACCCGTATTCAAAAATCAGAGGAACAGGTAGTTTCATCTTAGTGGACGAAGGAACCAACCAAACCGTAGCTGCTGGAATGTTATTGTAG
- a CDS encoding diflavin oxidoreductase, producing the protein MLSDEKRNRFLQLLKESTKDEWVWMSGYLSALTQASIGGSSVDVSLTPPVSIDSGNDPLHGNLKTQPIQCSVVYGTETGNSKKLGTELVKKLKELGVSAKLKSTDTYKAKDLKEEEYLFVIVSTHGDGEPPQAAKPFIQILKDSKDSLTKVKFAVLGLGDTSYPLFCQTGEDVDSMLSKLGAERIQPLGKCDVDFDLVAKPWMSELISKLNAHSKTATSQSSAKTQNPTVKPASSGKVVYEGSVITNIVLNDIGASKSTRHIEIKTTVPIDYQPGDSAGFLAYNRDEEVSRILSLLQTDRESRVTYKGETWMAYDLFRKKVSVRFLPDRVIQKYATLIGKEIPSGKIDLDVLLTLHPSEKKLELQTLVDVLEPIVPRYYSIASSPSAHGDDEVHLTVAEVEIETFTGLKTGFCSGFLAELREGDVVPFFIQRNNSFRLPSPDTDIIMIGPGTGIAPFRSFLFEREQNSGNGRNWLFFGERNFVSDFYYQTELLELMDTGVLHKLNAAFSRDTKQKVYVQDRMGENASELLKWIENGAIIYLCGSKDPMSKDVDRKLIEILTERTFDTGKDASDYLKELEEMGRYIKDVY; encoded by the coding sequence ATGCTATCCGATGAGAAACGCAATCGATTTTTACAGTTACTGAAGGAATCCACGAAAGACGAATGGGTGTGGATGTCTGGATATTTGTCTGCTCTCACTCAGGCAAGCATTGGGGGCAGCAGCGTGGATGTGTCCCTCACTCCTCCTGTGAGCATTGATTCAGGGAATGATCCTTTACATGGAAATTTAAAAACCCAACCCATCCAATGTAGCGTGGTGTATGGAACAGAAACGGGAAATTCTAAAAAACTTGGAACAGAACTCGTTAAAAAATTAAAGGAACTCGGTGTATCGGCCAAACTCAAAAGTACAGATACCTACAAAGCGAAAGACCTGAAAGAAGAAGAGTATTTATTTGTGATTGTTTCGACACATGGGGATGGAGAACCACCGCAAGCAGCAAAACCATTCATTCAAATTTTGAAAGATTCAAAAGATTCATTAACAAAGGTAAAATTCGCCGTACTCGGATTAGGTGATACTAGCTATCCATTATTTTGTCAAACTGGTGAAGATGTAGATTCCATGTTATCCAAACTGGGTGCTGAACGTATCCAACCTCTAGGAAAATGTGATGTTGATTTTGATTTAGTGGCCAAACCTTGGATGAGTGAACTGATTTCCAAACTGAATGCACATTCTAAAACTGCAACGTCACAAAGTTCTGCAAAGACACAAAATCCAACGGTAAAACCTGCTTCTAGCGGTAAGGTTGTTTATGAAGGTTCTGTGATTACCAATATAGTCTTAAACGATATTGGTGCTAGTAAATCCACAAGACATATTGAAATCAAAACTACTGTCCCTATCGATTACCAACCAGGTGATAGTGCAGGATTTCTTGCATACAATCGTGATGAGGAAGTGAGCCGAATTTTATCCCTATTACAAACAGATCGTGAGTCTCGTGTAACTTATAAAGGGGAGACGTGGATGGCTTATGATTTGTTTCGTAAAAAAGTTTCTGTCCGCTTTTTGCCAGACCGAGTCATTCAAAAATATGCAACCCTTATTGGAAAAGAGATTCCATCCGGTAAAATTGATTTAGATGTATTACTCACTCTTCATCCTTCGGAAAAAAAATTAGAACTACAAACTCTCGTCGATGTTTTAGAACCCATAGTCCCTAGATACTACTCCATTGCTTCTAGTCCTTCTGCTCATGGAGATGATGAAGTTCACCTAACCGTTGCAGAAGTAGAGATCGAAACATTTACTGGTCTGAAAACTGGTTTTTGTTCTGGATTTTTAGCTGAATTAAGAGAAGGGGATGTGGTTCCCTTCTTCATTCAAAGAAATAATTCCTTCCGATTGCCAAGTCCAGATACAGATATTATCATGATTGGGCCAGGCACAGGGATTGCCCCTTTTAGAAGTTTTTTGTTTGAAAGAGAACAAAATTCCGGGAACGGAAGAAACTGGTTATTTTTTGGAGAAAGGAACTTTGTCTCCGATTTTTATTACCAAACAGAACTTTTAGAGTTAATGGATACAGGCGTATTACATAAGTTAAATGCTGCATTTTCTCGTGATACAAAACAAAAAGTTTATGTGCAAGATCGGATGGGTGAAAATGCTTCAGAACTTTTAAAATGGATTGAAAATGGCGCAATTATTTATCTTTGCGGTTCCAAAGATCCTATGAGTAAAGATGTAGATCGCAAACTCATTGAAATTTTAACAGAAAGAACATTTGATACGGGAAAAGATGCTTCCGATTATCTCAAAGAATTGGAAGAAATGGGCCGCTACATTAAGGATGTTTACTGA
- the cysD gene encoding sulfate adenylyltransferase subunit CysD, whose translation MTDLHRLSHLDQLESEAIYILREVAAQFERPALLFSGGKDSICLVHLALKAFRPGKFPFPLVHIDTGHNFDEALKFRDDLAAKTGEKLVVRFVQDSIDQGKAVEEKGKFPSRNGIQAVTLLDTIAEFKFDACIGGARRDEEKARAKERIFSVRDEFGSWDPKLQRPELWNIYNGKIHVGENVRVFPISNWTELDVWEYIRKENIELPSLYFSHQREIVWREDLVFPVSKFISLDNSDKVETRTVRFRTVGDMTCTAAVESEANTIDDIIREIQVSRTTERGSRLDDKRSEAAMEDRKKGGYF comes from the coding sequence ATGACCGATTTACATCGACTTTCTCATTTAGACCAACTGGAGTCAGAAGCCATATATATCTTAAGAGAAGTTGCTGCTCAATTTGAAAGGCCAGCACTCCTCTTTTCTGGTGGTAAAGATTCCATTTGTCTTGTCCACCTTGCTCTCAAAGCTTTTCGTCCCGGAAAATTTCCATTCCCCCTTGTACATATTGATACAGGACATAACTTTGATGAGGCGCTTAAATTCAGAGATGATTTAGCAGCAAAAACTGGTGAAAAACTAGTGGTGCGTTTTGTACAAGATTCCATCGACCAAGGGAAAGCTGTCGAAGAAAAAGGAAAGTTTCCAAGCCGGAACGGAATCCAAGCTGTGACATTACTTGATACCATAGCAGAATTCAAATTTGATGCTTGTATTGGTGGAGCTCGCAGAGACGAAGAAAAGGCAAGAGCCAAAGAAAGAATTTTTTCGGTTAGAGATGAATTTGGATCATGGGATCCAAAACTACAACGCCCAGAACTTTGGAATATCTATAACGGAAAAATCCATGTAGGGGAAAACGTTCGTGTGTTCCCGATCAGCAATTGGACGGAACTGGATGTTTGGGAATACATTCGTAAAGAAAACATCGAACTTCCTTCTTTATACTTTTCTCATCAAAGAGAAATTGTATGGCGAGAAGACCTAGTGTTTCCGGTATCAAAGTTCATCAGTTTAGACAATTCCGATAAAGTAGAAACTAGGACTGTTCGATTCCGAACTGTGGGAGATATGACCTGCACGGCAGCGGTAGAATCAGAAGCCAATACAATCGATGATATCATTCGTGAAATTCAAGTTTCAAGGACTACGGAAAGAGGATCTCGTTTGGATGACAAACGTTCGGAAGCAGCGATGGAAGATAGAAAGAAAGGCGGATATTTTTAA
- a CDS encoding precorrin-2 dehydrogenase/sirohydrochlorin ferrochelatase family protein: MNFKKYPIFLNLENKNILIVGGGNACLEKLLGLEFTGANLHVISIDFSEEVKTFLNKYPNIKVEKRAVKEEDLNHREIIFLATSDPDTNLNFRKIGKEKGIWVNSVDDPKNCDFYSSSTVSIGPVQFAISTDGKFAGVSSTLRKLFEEIIPEEDHELMETLFEMRRNLKEILPDNTERRKVLKEIVHNLDSRYFHKD; encoded by the coding sequence ATGAATTTCAAAAAATATCCAATTTTTTTAAACTTAGAAAATAAAAACATTCTTATCGTTGGCGGTGGGAATGCCTGTTTAGAAAAATTACTAGGCCTTGAATTTACGGGAGCCAATCTCCATGTGATCTCAATTGATTTTAGTGAAGAAGTAAAAACTTTTTTAAACAAATACCCAAACATCAAAGTAGAAAAACGAGCAGTTAAAGAAGAAGATTTAAACCACAGAGAGATTATTTTTTTAGCAACAAGTGATCCCGATACCAATCTAAATTTTCGAAAAATTGGCAAAGAAAAAGGGATTTGGGTGAACTCTGTGGATGATCCCAAAAATTGCGACTTTTACTCATCCTCCACCGTATCCATTGGCCCTGTCCAATTTGCCATTTCCACAGATGGTAAATTTGCTGGTGTATCTTCTACTTTGCGGAAACTCTTTGAAGAAATTATCCCAGAAGAGGATCATGAGTTAATGGAAACTCTATTTGAAATGAGAAGAAACTTAAAAGAAATCCTTCCTGACAATACGGAAAGAAGAAAGGTATTAAAAGAAATTGTTCACAATTTAGATTCCAGATACTTTCACAAAGATTAA
- the cobA gene encoding uroporphyrinogen-III C-methyltransferase: MSSNKTEQGFVSFVSGGPGPIDLLTLRGRNRIESADVILYDALLDSGFLDLFPLNAQILYVGKRANEHARTQPEINSMLVEFALEGKRVVRLKGGDASIFGRLSEEIQSLEEAGILYEVVPGVSSVTTGAADLGLSLTVRGVSRQIIILDGHTILEDERSWMGMENFLGTIVILMGSRKTKELAERLIEKGIKSTTPIVLAENVGSLNPTYATSTLADTMLDGIQKQSSGPGILYVGEAIRPLLNRKEKIQKSTITSLFTE; encoded by the coding sequence ATGTCCTCCAATAAGACAGAACAAGGATTTGTCAGTTTTGTGAGTGGTGGCCCGGGCCCCATTGACCTTTTGACCCTCCGTGGCCGAAATCGAATCGAATCCGCCGACGTCATTCTCTACGATGCCCTTCTCGATTCCGGATTTTTAGACTTATTTCCCCTCAATGCACAAATTCTTTATGTGGGAAAAAGGGCAAACGAACATGCCCGCACCCAACCAGAAATCAATTCGATGTTAGTCGAATTTGCTTTAGAGGGAAAACGAGTTGTACGATTGAAAGGCGGAGATGCTTCTATTTTCGGAAGACTTTCCGAAGAAATCCAAAGTTTGGAAGAAGCGGGAATTCTTTATGAAGTGGTCCCTGGTGTAAGTTCAGTTACCACGGGTGCTGCTGATTTAGGTCTTTCGCTTACTGTTCGTGGGGTCTCTAGGCAGATCATCATCCTGGATGGACATACGATTTTGGAAGATGAACGCAGTTGGATGGGAATGGAAAATTTTTTAGGAACTATTGTCATTCTTATGGGTAGCAGAAAAACAAAGGAACTTGCAGAAAGATTAATAGAAAAAGGAATCAAAAGCACAACCCCCATTGTCCTTGCTGAAAATGTAGGAAGTTTAAACCCAACCTATGCAACATCGACTCTCGCCGATACTATGTTAGACGGCATCCAAAAACAATCTTCTGGTCCAGGAATCCTGTATGTGGGTGAAGCAATCCGTCCCCTACTGAATCGAAAAGAAAAAATACAAAAATCAACGATTACCAGTTTATTTACAGAATGA
- a CDS encoding bile acid:sodium symporter family protein: MDINSVRLNFNKDSVYLINALIGFIMFGIALELKLQDFRHLLRNPKPAFVGLFSQYILLPIATLLIIWVIEPHPGLALGMVLVAACPGGNMSNFFTHLAKGNLALSVSLTTFSSALAFILTPLGFFFWGNLLPVTREYLKSISVSPYEILVSVTLLLLIPLVLGILFQKLFPKLTHTVKRAVQRISVLLLAFFIVGALATNWKFFKEYIHLLFGLVFIMNLAGLSLGYYFAKLFRLPLGDRKTVAIETGIQNSSLGLAIVFNFFDGLGGMAMICAWWGIWHLIAGAGIATYWNKTSKESES, encoded by the coding sequence ATGGATATCAATTCGGTTCGCCTTAACTTTAACAAAGATTCGGTTTATTTAATCAATGCTCTGATTGGTTTTATAATGTTCGGAATTGCCTTGGAACTAAAGTTACAAGATTTCCGACACCTATTACGCAATCCCAAACCAGCGTTTGTTGGACTCTTTAGCCAATACATTTTGTTACCGATTGCCACTCTGCTCATCATTTGGGTGATTGAACCACATCCAGGCCTTGCCCTGGGAATGGTGCTCGTCGCTGCTTGTCCTGGTGGGAATATGTCTAATTTTTTCACCCATTTGGCAAAAGGGAACTTAGCACTTTCTGTAAGTCTTACTACTTTTTCTTCTGCTTTGGCCTTTATCCTCACACCTCTTGGTTTTTTCTTTTGGGGAAATTTACTTCCTGTGACGCGAGAATATCTCAAATCAATTTCAGTGAGTCCTTATGAAATTTTGGTTTCCGTTACCTTGTTACTGCTTATCCCTTTGGTCCTTGGAATCCTCTTTCAAAAACTATTTCCAAAACTCACTCATACGGTAAAACGTGCGGTACAACGAATTTCTGTTTTATTACTCGCATTTTTTATCGTGGGAGCCCTTGCTACCAATTGGAAATTTTTTAAAGAATACATCCATCTTCTCTTTGGACTTGTTTTTATTATGAACTTGGCTGGTCTTTCTTTAGGGTATTACTTTGCAAAACTCTTTCGATTGCCACTGGGTGATAGAAAGACCGTTGCCATAGAAACAGGAATTCAAAACTCAAGCCTTGGTCTTGCGATTGTTTTTAATTTCTTTGATGGTCTGGGAGGAATGGCAATGATATGTGCGTGGTGGGGAATTTGGCACCTGATTGCCGGTGCCGGCATCGCGACTTACTGGAACAAAACTTCCAAAGAATCGGAATCTTAA